agtagtcttggttgaaagcctttctcattgagcacttgatagatatcttgccattctcttctgccctgtagtgtttgtgtggagaagtcttctgctaatcttaagggttttcctctgtagataacTCTTTGCTTTCCTCTTGTAGcctccaggatcctttctttatccttattcctttttattttaagtataatgtgtcttggtgtctttaagtctgggttaattctgtttgggaccctctgggcttcttgaatctttatgtctttgatgttgtctagactagagaagttctcagctattatgtcctaaagaatgctttcttcccctccctctatttcttcctttggtaagccaataatgcttatattatttcttttgaagtcatcccataagtctctgctgttgttttaatatctcttaatctcttacttcttttttagttgtctctatttcatcctcaaacttgctaattctgtcttcagcctcattgattctattctctctcccctatactgttttctggagttcatctattttgttaccctgttctgatactgttttagcttgttcagctagttgtgttcgtagctcagctatttaagctttcagccctctaataacattgagataattactgttttcttccagagtatcatttgttgtttctgcatttctgacaacaattctttcaaactcttttctcactcctgtgattatttcctttactagtgtttggatgttgacctcatcattttatggttcaacctttggggttcttttagctggactcttgtcctggttcatttctccaatatttcttcttgttggcttaaccatactatatatatgttatgaggtccctctatcagtacttttcaaattactcatcactcttgcctggattgacttgtgtcttagtaaggtacttaaagagttcacagttgtggaaattgacaattatttcagaattattttaatctctgagttgaaaaacagtggcttaaaagcctctttttttctttttcttccttgtaggctatgggagcttgaaggcttttaaactacaagtagacTCCTTAATGTaaccctcactcctgaccaagagattaagcaaggtgggacagagataatccactggttatgcaaagagactctcacagccccactgctaggccactgagatatagatcttctcctaagtttccttgttagttctctgtctcctgtgtcagcacagggccttccctcctgctgctccagctgctgtgggtagtagcaatggacacacacagttgcatttgttgagtctcctcccttcagctgtctttttgttggtgaaacatactggaggtggtgtctcaactggtaaactgtcggACTATTACCagacacttaatctctctctaggttcctctctgtccacgagccacatatATTTTAACCCACTGTTGATTTTATGGGTTCCTGATGTCATTCTAGACTTGTCTTGTTGTGGTTCcagttggtctcctttggtagtcctagttgacctgggagaggagtggagaaatacacagctgctgctcctccatagccccacctctggaagaccAAGTGGAGCACAATTCTGCAaatttcccaccaccggagttccacatcccatcccctcttcgaagtttttatattctttattcctctgggaacacATAGCATATTTTATGTAGTCAACTTAATTTCAAGGCTATTGGGCTGCTTGAAATGGGAACTTCCATTTACTGTTTGAATGTACAGAGAGTTCTACCTCCCATATGTAATCCCACTGACTGACAAGAGAAGCAACTGATGGTATGGATGGGCTCAATCAAACAACAATCACTGAGTTCTATTTCTCAGATTTCCCTCATCTTGGGAATGGGAGCCTCCTGCTATTCATCCCTTTGCTCTTGATTTATGTGTTCATCATTGTTGGGAATTCCATGATCTTCTGTGCTGTGCAAATGGACACACATCTTCACAATCCCATGTACAATTTCATCAGCATCTTCTCCTTCCTGGAGATCTGGTATACCACGGTCACCATCCCCAAGATGCTGTCCAACCTGCTCAGTGAGCAGAAGACCATCTCCTTCATGGGTTGCCTCCTGCAGATGTATTTCTTCCATTCATTAGGAGTCACGGAAGCCCTAGTCCTCACGGTCATGGCCATTGACCGGTATGTGGCCATCTGCAGTCCCCTCCGCTATCCCACCATCATGACCCCCTGGGTCTGCACCCAGCTCTCTGCAGGCTCCTGCGTCTTTGGCTTCCTTATGCTGCTGCCAGAGATTGTGTGGATTTCCACCCTG
Above is a genomic segment from Erinaceus europaeus chromosome 9, mEriEur2.1, whole genome shotgun sequence containing:
- the LOC103120214 gene encoding olfactory receptor 6K3-like; the encoded protein is MDGLNQTTITEFYFSDFPHLGNGSLLLFIPLLLIYVFIIVGNSMIFCAVQMDTHLHNPMYNFISIFSFLEIWYTTVTIPKMLSNLLSEQKTISFMGCLLQMYFFHSLGVTEALVLTVMAIDRYVAICSPLRYPTIMTPWVCTQLSAGSCVFGFLMLLPEIVWISTLPFCGPNQIHQLFCDFEPVLRLACTDTSMILVEDVIHAISILTSVSIITLSYIRIVIVILRIPSGESRQKAFSTCAAHITVFVLFFGSVALMYLRFSATFPPLLDKATALMFAVLAPLLNPVIYSLRNKDMKNAIRKVFLPKKVLEASGSL